The genome window GTTGCTGGAGTTTGAACAGCGCTACAGCGGCGCGGAGAAAGACCGCCCGCTCAGCGCCCTGGAAAAAGCCCAGCAGGTGGAAAAGATCAACGCCCTCTTCCGCTCGTTCCACACCCTCAAAGGCTTGTGCGGCATGGTGGGCTTGAGCGCGGGCGCCGAACTCAGCCATGCCATGGAAAGCATCCTGCGCGAAATCCGCGAGGGGCATCTGCCGTTCTCCGCCGAACTCATCGGCGCGCTCATCGAGGGGGTCAAACGCCTCACCGTGGTGATTGCCGCCCTGCGCGAGTCCCCGGCTGGCTCACCCGCCATCGAGGACATCCTCCAGCGCCTGCAAGCCTACCATCCTGCCAAAGCCCCCGCGAAAAAACCCGCTACCCCCGCCGAAGAACCCGCCCCTGCCGCCGAGCCACAGGGCAGTGCGAGCGAAAAACTGCTTGCCAGCCTCAACGCCCTGGAAAAAGCCCTGCTGGAAGAGATGAAACAAGCCGGCCTGTCCATCGGCGTGGTGGTGTACGACCCCACCCGCCAGCCCAGCGCGGGGTCGCGCGTCAATCAGGTTCGCGCCTTCCTGGACGAACACGGCAAAATCATCAAAGCCCAGCCCGTCATCGAAAATCAGGTAGTGCGCTTTGCCTTCCTGTGGGCAGGCAAAACCCCGCCCCAAACCCCCGATCTGCCGCCGCTGGACTGGACGCCTCTCTGGGAGCCTGAAGCGACTGCCTCAGTCAGGTCAGCGCCTGCCGAACCTGCTCCCCCTGCCCATGAAGTCCCTGCCGCGCCCGCCGCCCCGCCCGCAGTGATTTCCACCGTCTCCATCCGTGTGGAACTGGCACGCATGGACGCGCTGATGCAGACGGTGGGCGATTTGCTCATCACCCGCTCGCGCCTGCAGGAAATCCTCCCCGACCTGCAGGGCGCGCCGCCTGCCGCGCTCGACCGCCTGGAGCAGATGATTCACCGCATGGGCAGACAGGTGCGCGCCCTGCGCCAGACGGTGGTGCGCATGCGTCTGGTGCCGCTTGCCGAAGTCTTCTCGCGCATGCCCCTGGCGGTGCGCGATATTGCCCTGCAGTCGGGCAAGGAAGTGCAGATGGTTCTCGAAGGCGCCGAGACTGAAATTGACAAATCGCTGGTGGAGCGCCTGCTCGACCCGCTGTTGCACCTGGTACGCAACGCCATCACCCACGGCATCGAAACCCCGCAGGAACGCCTGCAGGCGGGCAAACCTGCCCAGGGCACCATCTGGGTGCGTGGACGTCCCGAAGGCGACCGCGTGGTCATCGAAGTCAGCGACGACGGGCGCGGCGTGGATGTGCAAAAGGTGACCGAGAAAGCCCGCGCGCTGGGCTGGCTGAGCGAAGACCGCGCCCTTAACATGAATGAAGTGCTGGAAATCCTCTGCCGTCCGGGCTTTTCCACCCGCGAGGATGCCGATATGGGCGCCGGGCGCGGCGTGGGCATGAACGTGGTGCTGGAGACCATCCGCCACCTGGGCGGGCAGATGAGCCTGACCAGCGAACCCGGCAAAGGTACTACCTTTGCCCTGCGCCTGCCGCTGACCCTCACCATTCTGGACGCGCTCATCGTGGAAAGCGGCGGCGAACGCTACGCCATCCCCCGCGCGCTGGTGCGCGAAGTCATCGAGATTACCCCCGATGAAGTCACCCGGTTCATGAACAGCACGCTGATTACCCTGCGCGGCAAAGCCGTGCCGCTCTTTGCCCTGCACCGCTTCTTCCAGACCTCACCCGTAAAGCGCAACATCATCCCCGGCATTGTGCTGGGCGATGAAGAATCGCCCGTGTGCTTCATGGTAGACCGCGTGCTGGGCATTCGCGAAGCCGTGATGCACCCCCTTGCCGACCCGCTGGTGCGCACGGCGGGCATCAAAGGCGCAACCGAGATGGGCGATGGCAGTGTCGTCCTCATCGTGGACCCCGAAGAACTCATCTACCACGCCCACCCGCTTTACACCCCTCAGGAGGAGTAGATATGCCCCACCTGGAACCCTACATCCTGTTTACCATCGGCGAGACCACCTACGGCGTGCCTTCCGAGCACATCCAGCAGATGGAGATGATTGAGCAAATCACCCGCGTACCCAACGCGCCCGCCTTCGTGGATGGCGTGGTTTACCTGCGCGGCAAGGTCCTGCCGGTGGTCAACCTGCGAGCCCGCTTTGGACTGGAGCGCATCCCCTACGACCTGCACGCCCGCCTCATCGTTGTCAAACTGGGCGAGCGTCTGGTGGGCATGGCGGTGGACTCAGCCCGCGAGTTCGTCCGCCTGGACAGCGAGCAAATTCAACCCCCGCCGCCCGCCCTGCAAGCCGCCGGCAACCGCTTTATCGCGGGAGTGATTCCCCTTCAGAGTCGCCTGGTGCTGATTCTGAACCTGGAGGAAGTTCTCTCGCCCGACGAAAAAGCCCAGTTAACTCAGGCATGAACTCACCCCAAGAATTGGAGGATTAACCCATGACCGCACAACCCGAACATGATGTCACCCTGGAAGCCGTGTTAAGCACCGCCAACGAAATTTCCGCTTCCTTAAAAGAAACCGTCACCCAGACGGAAGCCATTGCCTCATCGGCGCAACAGTTGAGCGCCAGCATCGAGGAAACCACCACCTCCATCCAGCAGGTGGGCAACATGACCAGCAGTCTGGCAACCGCCACGGTGGAAACCGCCGCCTCGGTGGAGGAAATCTCGCGGGTCAGCCGCAACCTGGCAGATATTGCCGCCGAACTGGCAACCTCGTCTAACCAGAGCGCCGCCTCCATCACCCAGATTTCGGGCAACCTGAAGAGCATTGCCGGCGATACCGACAACCTGGTTTCCAGCGTCAACGAGACCGCCGCCAGTTTGGAAGAGATGAACAAATCGATTCAGAGCGTGGCGCAAAACGCCAACGATCTGGCGGCTTCCACCGAGCAGACCTTTGCCTCGATCAACGAGATGGCGGCGTCCATCGAAGAGGTCAGCGCCACCATGGGCAAGGTAGCGGGTTCGGTGGACGAAATTTCCACCTCGATTCACGAGATGGCTTCCTCAATTGATCAGGTGGCAGGCAACGCCGAACAGATCAGCAATGCTTCCAATCAAGCCGCCGCCGCCGTCCAGCAGTTGGACCGCTCGGTGCGCTCCACGGCTTCGCTGGCAAAGCAGGTCTCCGAAATCATCAGCCGCGCCAGCCGTGACGCCGAAGTAGGCGCGGCTTCGGTGCAGAAATCCATTGCCAGCATGGGAAAAGTGCGTGAAAGCACACAGAACGCCACCAATGTCATCAAGGATTTGGGCAAGCGCGCCGAGGAAATCGGCAGTATCGTGGATACCATCAGTTTGATTGCCGAGCGCACCAACCTGCTTTCGCTGAACGCATCCATCGAAGCCGCCCGTGCAGGCGAGGCGGGACGCGGTTTTGCCGTGGTTGCCGAGGAAATCCGCAACCTGGCAGACCGCTCTGCCAAAGCCACCGCCGAGATTGCCGCCATCATCCGCGCCTTGCAGTCGGCGGCGCAGGAAGCGGTGAGTATAACCGGCGAAAACCTGCGCGTCACCGATGAGAGCGCCAGCCTTGCCGAAGAAGCCGCCCGCGGACTGCGCCAGATTCTCAACGCCTTCAGCGAGACCCATTCCTACATGGATCAGGTCACCCGCGCCACCGAAGAACAGGTGAGCGCCAGCGCCAACGCCCTCAACGAGGTCAACACCGTCAGCCTGCAGGTGCGCCAGATTGCCCAGGCAACCGCCGAGCAGGGCAAAGTAGCGCAGACCATCGTGCTGGCGGTCAACAACGTCAAGAAAGCCAGCGATCAGGTGGTGCAAGCCATGAATGAGCAAGCCACCGCCGCGCGGGAGATTGTGCGCGCCACCCAGGAAATATCCCGCCTGACAGGACTGGTCTCGCGCGCCATGAACGAGCAAGCCCACGGCACCGATCAACTGGTGGCGGCGGAGTCCGTCCGCAAGGGCGCTTTATCCACCGCCCGCGCTTTGCAGGAAATCAACCTGGGCATGGACTTGCTGAACAAAGAGTCCAGCCGCGTGAATCAACTGGTGGGGCAGATTACCAAAGCCTCGTCCGAGCAGGCGGCGGCGACCGCGCAAATTGCCGCGGCGATGGAGAACATCCGTATCAACACCGAGCAGATCAACAAAGCCCTGGGCGAGCAATCTCAGGCGGCGCAGGAAATCAGCACTGCCACCCGCGACATCACCCGCCAGATCAGCCTGATTGCCCGCCTGAACAAGGAACAAACCGACTCGGCGAATTACCTGGTCAGTTCTCTGCATCAAATGGAGCACATTTTGAACAAACCCGCCCGTCCCGCCCGCCGCGCCGCCAAAGAATAAATCTGCACGTTCCAAAGGATGATTATGGACTCGCAACCGCTGGAAGGATTGTTTTCCTCAAACTGGCAGGAACGCCGCCGCGCGGTGGAAGCCCTGATTGCCGCCCAGGACGAAGCCCTCATCCCGCGCCTGCTGGAAGTCATCCGCCAGCAGCACCGCGACATCAATGCCCTCAACGCCGCCCTGCAAATCCTCACCGAGATGCAGTACGACGTCCTGCCCGGCGTGATTGCGCTGAGCGCCGACCCCAACGCCGAGGTGCGTACGTACGCCATGCAGGTACTGGGCAGTCTGCAGGACGAGCGTGCCATCTCAACCCTGATGGGCGCACTGGACGACCCCGACCCTAACGTAGCCTTCAACGCCATCGTCGCCCTGGGACAACTGCGCGCTCTGGAAGCCATTCCCGACCTTGCCCGTCTGGCTCTCAGTGGTAATTTTTATCTGGCATACCCCGCAGTGGAAGCCCTGATTCAAATGGGCACGCCGCTCATCCTGCCGCACCTCCTGGATTTGCTGGACGTGCCCGAACTGGCGCCTGCCGCCGTCAACGCCCTGGGCGAACTGGGCAACACCACCGCCATCCTGCCCATTCTGGACTGGATGAAAAG of Anaerolinea thermophila UNI-1 contains these proteins:
- a CDS encoding chemotaxis protein CheA; this translates as MISPDTPFSDLEGFFEEADEHLQGITRLLLEFEQRYSGAEKDRPLSALEKAQQVEKINALFRSFHTLKGLCGMVGLSAGAELSHAMESILREIREGHLPFSAELIGALIEGVKRLTVVIAALRESPAGSPAIEDILQRLQAYHPAKAPAKKPATPAEEPAPAAEPQGSASEKLLASLNALEKALLEEMKQAGLSIGVVVYDPTRQPSAGSRVNQVRAFLDEHGKIIKAQPVIENQVVRFAFLWAGKTPPQTPDLPPLDWTPLWEPEATASVRSAPAEPAPPAHEVPAAPAAPPAVISTVSIRVELARMDALMQTVGDLLITRSRLQEILPDLQGAPPAALDRLEQMIHRMGRQVRALRQTVVRMRLVPLAEVFSRMPLAVRDIALQSGKEVQMVLEGAETEIDKSLVERLLDPLLHLVRNAITHGIETPQERLQAGKPAQGTIWVRGRPEGDRVVIEVSDDGRGVDVQKVTEKARALGWLSEDRALNMNEVLEILCRPGFSTREDADMGAGRGVGMNVVLETIRHLGGQMSLTSEPGKGTTFALRLPLTLTILDALIVESGGERYAIPRALVREVIEITPDEVTRFMNSTLITLRGKAVPLFALHRFFQTSPVKRNIIPGIVLGDEESPVCFMVDRVLGIREAVMHPLADPLVRTAGIKGATEMGDGSVVLIVDPEELIYHAHPLYTPQEE
- a CDS encoding chemotaxis protein CheW, whose translation is MPHLEPYILFTIGETTYGVPSEHIQQMEMIEQITRVPNAPAFVDGVVYLRGKVLPVVNLRARFGLERIPYDLHARLIVVKLGERLVGMAVDSAREFVRLDSEQIQPPPPALQAAGNRFIAGVIPLQSRLVLILNLEEVLSPDEKAQLTQA
- a CDS encoding methyl-accepting chemotaxis protein, whose amino-acid sequence is MTAQPEHDVTLEAVLSTANEISASLKETVTQTEAIASSAQQLSASIEETTTSIQQVGNMTSSLATATVETAASVEEISRVSRNLADIAAELATSSNQSAASITQISGNLKSIAGDTDNLVSSVNETAASLEEMNKSIQSVAQNANDLAASTEQTFASINEMAASIEEVSATMGKVAGSVDEISTSIHEMASSIDQVAGNAEQISNASNQAAAAVQQLDRSVRSTASLAKQVSEIISRASRDAEVGAASVQKSIASMGKVRESTQNATNVIKDLGKRAEEIGSIVDTISLIAERTNLLSLNASIEAARAGEAGRGFAVVAEEIRNLADRSAKATAEIAAIIRALQSAAQEAVSITGENLRVTDESASLAEEAARGLRQILNAFSETHSYMDQVTRATEEQVSASANALNEVNTVSLQVRQIAQATAEQGKVAQTIVLAVNNVKKASDQVVQAMNEQATAAREIVRATQEISRLTGLVSRAMNEQAHGTDQLVAAESVRKGALSTARALQEINLGMDLLNKESSRVNQLVGQITKASSEQAAATAQIAAAMENIRINTEQINKALGEQSQAAQEISTATRDITRQISLIARLNKEQTDSANYLVSSLHQMEHILNKPARPARRAAKE